The following are encoded in a window of Struthio camelus isolate bStrCam1 chromosome Z, bStrCam1.hap1, whole genome shotgun sequence genomic DNA:
- the FAM221B gene encoding protein FAM221B, with translation MSPPLAVLEGDEVEASSQHRQAKPRKPRGQKKKAAAKTGVADGTMQAVVPAGKAELVLVAKAMHRDHFGKHVEELFHLEKEAALKALRTGLYVGWRCPEYLWDCFRVGDHSKCFCGHLLNEHQAYAGASVPCATERCECQSFTFIPSRPEDVGEFWLRRRAPPESFAWRAKCRCEHSHEKHVPRASRPCRVAGCFCKCFESTFLCAACDRRWEEHETFFETTEARKQGGLPYGENYLLFAEMPELRNAVLTGKLSDDSAYQALLAEPPGPSGSHALPLPSPDPQRPPE, from the exons ATGTCCCCCCCTCTGGCTGTCCTGGAGGGTGACGAGGTGGAAGCGAGCTCCCAACACAGGCAGGCGAAGCCCAGGAAGCCCAGAGGCCAGAAGAAGAAGGCAGCTGCCAAGACGGGGGTGGCAG ATGGCACGATGCAGGCTGTAGTCCCGGCCGGGAAGGCCGAGCTTGTGTTGGTGGCCAAGGCCATGCACCGTGACCACTTTGGCAAGCACGTCGAGGAGCTCTTCCACCTGGAGAAGGAGGCAGCCCTCAAGGCCCTGCGGACAG GCCTGTACGTGGGCTGGCGCTGCCCCGAGTACCTGTGGGACTGCTTCCGCGTGGGCGACCACTCCAAGTGCTTCTGCGGGCACCTGCTGAACGAGCACCAGGCCTATGCAGGTGCGT CGGTGCCCTGCGCCACGGAGCGCTGCGAGTGCCAGAGCTTCACCTTCATCCCCTCGCGGCCCGAGGACGTGGGCGAGTTCTGGCTGCGGCGACGGGCCCCCCCGGAAAGCTTCGCCTGGCGCGCCAAGTGCCGGTGCGAGCACAGCCACGAGAAGCACGTGCCCAGAGCCAGCCGCCCCTGCCGCGTCGCGG GGTGCTTCTGCAAGTGCTTCGAGTCCACCTTCTTGTGCGCGGCGTGCGACCGGCGCTGGGAGGAGCACGAGACTTTCTTCGAGACCACGGAAGCGCGGAAGCAGGGTGGCCTGCCCTACG GAGAAAACTACCTGCTCTTTGCGGAGATGCCCGAGCTGAGGAACGCCGTCCTGACGGGCAAGCTCAGCGACGACTCGGCGTACCAGGCCCTGCTGGCTGAGCCACCCGGCCCGTCCGGCTCGCACGCGctgcctctgccctccccagATCCCCAGCGCCCACCTGAGTAG